Below is a genomic region from Nostoc sp. UHCC 0870.
GGCTACACCTTTTAATTGGCTGGTATAGGGTTGCTCTTTTTTGCTCACTGTAGTTTTTCTAAATTGAGGGCGATTTTTTTTAGTACAGCGACGGCAGGATGTTTGGGATTATATACTGCTAAAGGTAAACGTGCCTCACTTGCATCAGCAAAGGCAATAGATTTAGGAATGGGTTCGTAAACTGTTGCCACAGGTGAAAGTTGTTCTGTGATAGCTTTCATGGTTCTGCTTTCTTGAGCAGTACGTGCATCATACATTGTGGGGATGAAGCCAGCAATGGCGAGTGTTTTATTAGCACCTTTTCGGAGTGTAGCTACGGTTCTTAATAGTAAATCAGTTCCTTGAAAGGATTTAAACTGGCACTGAATTGGGACTAAAACATGAGTAGCTGCTACTAAGCTAATAACACTGAGGATACCCAGTGATGGGGGACAGTCAATCAAAATGTAGTCGTATTGAGCGAGTACGGGTGCGATCGCATTTTTTAAGCGCATTTCCCGCATCAAGGCGGCAACTAGTTCTAGTTCTGCGGCACTTAAGTTGATATTGGCTGGCACTAAACCCATGCCGTGAATAGGTTCAGAGTATATTGGTAATGGTTCTTCCCCCACCACTGCTTCGTAGACAGTTTTAGTGATATTTTCCGGTTCTAGCCCCATAAATGTCGTAAGTGAGGCTTGAGGGTCCATGTCTATTAAAAGAACACGCTTTTTCTTTTTTTGAGCAAGGTGATAACCCAAGTTCATAGTTAAACTTGTCTTTCCTACTCCGCCTGATTGATTAAATAGCGCAATAATATGGGTTTTGCTCACGAGTAATAAATTAAAGTTGTCATTAAAAATGCCTCTAATACAGGCAGATTGTAGCTTTGGATCTACAGTTATACAACAGGAGCAATACATTTTTCACAAATTAAGGCTCTCTAGCTTTGAGTTCAGAAGACTCCACAAAAGGCGATGCCTAACGACAAAGCTAACGCCAACTCAGCCACAAAAACCGGATGGACTTTCCTGTAGAAAAATTGCTAGTTAAGTGCAGCAGCGATGGCGTTCCAGCTACCAGAGGCGATCGCAGTTTCTATCTAACTTACATTTTCCACTTAGAAATCTGAATGTTAAATCATTGACTAAGTGCAAGATGAGCAAGGCGTTCAATATTAAGTACAAGAAAATACATAACTATATGTGGAAAAATAGCTCCTGTGGGGTTTCTCCTGGGCTTTCAGACTCCCGTTAAGTTTTTTGTAAATAAAAATCCCCAGCCATAAATTATAGCTGGAGATTAAGCACGTTTAGCGTGAATGAAATGCCAATGTTTCCATTAATTCGACTTCATATGAAGTCAAGCAATTCAAATTTGGGCATTAAATTTCAGCACAAACTTGACACTATTCACTTGTCTTTGCAGCACTTGTAGGTAAGCAGTCGCATCATTGCGGCGACGAAATCTCGCTACCACTATGCAATCATTCCTAGATAAATTGCGAATTATGCACCACGGATGTAACTGCTCAAAATATGTCATAGTGACTCCTAGAATTGCTGAAAATTACATGAATAACGTGTTTTTGAATTACCTCAATTCACATTAGTTCAGGATATATATAGCAAAACAGGTCTAAACGATATTGACAGATTCCTTCTTTTGTGGATGAAAAATACTATGAAATAGCAAGACGCAATAACTGTTGTAGATGCTCAGGAATTTCGTCAATATGCTCTAGCAGGAAATCCATTAAACCCAGATTTAATAAATCATTGCGTGTTGGGTTGCGTCGGTTTTGACCATTTCTAAACCAACCCCTAACAGTAGAGTCAGAGCGATCGCAGATCATAGCTATTTGTTCGTAGCTGACCGCCCACTTAGAATAAAATTGTCGGGGTGTCATGCCAAATTCCCAATTGCTGTACATTGAAATCAGCCTTAATTCTCGTGTTTGCAATGGACGAGGTTTGGGCATAGAAGAAAATAAAGATGGGACGAAATTTAAATTTAGTAGTCAGTCCAGTAGGGTGCGTTATGAACGCTAGTCCTAACGCACGGTAAAATCTCTGGTAACGTGTTACACCGGCTTCTACTTTTAGCCTAATTAATGAGAATCTATGTGTACAATCTCAATACTTTGCTTATCGATGTAACGCCAGTAAAACCGTTTTGCCATAGATGCAGAAGAACTCCAACACCATATTTGCAGCGATATCGATGTGTTCTTAAACTCCGATAAGCTGCACCTTGTTCAGCAAAACATTTAAAAGCTTTGTCGTATTGCTTGCGGTCTGAAGAAGATAAAGTATCCAGTTTTTTTTGAACTTTGGAAGTAAAAACTAAACAGAATTTGGAAGATTGAATCTGCATTCAATAGTTTCCGATTATCCAAACTTGACCGAAAGTGTTGAAATGTTTACATGACAAGAGGTGGAGATCGTGCTTTTTTTTCAGCAGTCATTTTGGTATATTGATTATGGTAAATACTGTCTAAAGCTCGTAGCTACTAAACGATAAACGCCGCATCATCAATCACAAACTCCGGTTCTGTTCCCAAGACCGCAATCTTACAACGAGTGTGGGCAGACATAGGATAAAATCGTACTTGGTCTTCGCGTTTATTTACCAGTCGAGTTAAGTATT
It encodes:
- a CDS encoding ParA family protein translates to MSKTHIIALFNQSGGVGKTSLTMNLGYHLAQKKKKRVLLIDMDPQASLTTFMGLEPENITKTVYEAVVGEEPLPIYSEPIHGMGLVPANINLSAAELELVAALMREMRLKNAIAPVLAQYDYILIDCPPSLGILSVISLVAATHVLVPIQCQFKSFQGTDLLLRTVATLRKGANKTLAIAGFIPTMYDARTAQESRTMKAITEQLSPVATVYEPIPKSIAFADASEARLPLAVYNPKHPAVAVLKKIALNLEKLQ